From the Halorhabdus utahensis DSM 12940 genome, one window contains:
- the ppc gene encoding phosphoenolpyruvate carboxylase codes for MTLHGRELTQDVRELGELLGTIIEAQDSTDAYETVETIRNSAIAYRRGDGESREPIHDELDRLSPEMQDVVARAFTTYFELINLAEERERVREIREGVQSGDLSDTVEEAVETLDAEDVDPDTVEEILEDVMIEPTFTAHPTEARRKTIKAKLWSVGKIIQDLDQIRLTDREKRRMKRELQAEVTSLWQTPQVRDRRPDVTDETLNIQWYLENSLFDIISEVYDELEHALSETYDGEVDVPKLYEFRSWAGSDRDGNPYVTPEVTEETLERQRSVALELYRDDLKSLSGVLSQDVENLEMSDAFEESHEAHKQRLPGVADGIEERYPDEPYRQKLKLMRESVLRVDDVRSGAYDNDDELLADLEIIAESLRENDADEIVDAHVKPLIRKVDTFGFSLANLDLRDHREKHTNALVETLKREGIDYESMSEDERVEFLTEAILQDDPVIDIEDDEGLSEESAKVLTLFSDAAGWQREYGVDAIDTYAISWFEESSHALEVLFLGDQAGIVDLPGYCGFDIVPLFESEYALTRVREMLGTLFENEAYSQALEARNNTQEILLGYSDSSKENGYLAANWELYRNQKRMANICDDFGVTLRLFHGRGGSISRGGVPMHEAMLALPNQTVNGQIKFTEQGEAIAEKYGNPDIAERNLEQMLNAQVLARYNAMENPVEDIPEEWIEAFETAAEHASAEYRDLLETDGFVEYFEQATPITVIENLNMGSRPASRTEDRSLEDLRSIPWVFSWTQARCIVPGWFSVATGIQGYLDEGGDMETLKEMYEEWPYFGTILDHAGMALAKSDMEIATEYADLADDELRERFFPWIRSEYENSVELIQEISGRETLLNRSWMEENLQRRNPYVDPLNLLQTRLLAQSHLTETERRALRLTVHGIAAGMKNTG; via the coding sequence ATGACTTTACACGGCAGAGAGCTCACCCAGGACGTGCGCGAGCTGGGGGAACTGCTGGGGACCATCATCGAGGCACAGGACTCGACGGATGCCTACGAGACCGTCGAGACGATCCGGAACAGCGCGATCGCGTACCGTCGTGGGGACGGCGAGTCCCGTGAGCCGATCCACGACGAACTCGATCGACTCTCCCCGGAGATGCAGGACGTCGTCGCCAGGGCCTTTACTACCTACTTCGAACTCATCAACCTCGCCGAGGAGCGCGAACGGGTCCGCGAGATCAGGGAAGGCGTCCAGAGCGGCGACCTCTCGGACACCGTCGAGGAAGCCGTCGAGACGCTCGATGCCGAGGACGTCGATCCGGACACCGTCGAGGAGATTCTCGAGGACGTCATGATCGAGCCGACGTTCACGGCCCATCCGACTGAAGCGCGACGCAAGACGATCAAAGCCAAGCTCTGGTCGGTCGGGAAGATCATCCAGGATCTCGATCAGATCCGGCTCACCGATCGGGAGAAGCGACGGATGAAGCGCGAACTCCAGGCAGAAGTGACGAGCCTCTGGCAGACGCCCCAGGTTCGTGATCGCCGCCCCGACGTGACCGACGAGACGCTGAACATCCAGTGGTATCTCGAGAACAGTCTCTTCGACATCATCAGTGAGGTCTACGACGAACTCGAACACGCCCTGTCGGAGACCTACGATGGCGAGGTCGACGTCCCGAAACTCTACGAGTTCCGGTCGTGGGCCGGCAGTGACCGTGACGGCAATCCCTACGTCACTCCCGAAGTCACGGAGGAAACCCTCGAGCGCCAGCGCAGCGTCGCGCTCGAACTGTATCGGGACGATCTCAAGAGCCTCTCCGGCGTGTTGAGCCAGGACGTCGAGAACCTGGAGATGAGCGACGCGTTCGAGGAAAGCCACGAGGCACACAAACAACGCCTCCCGGGCGTTGCCGACGGAATAGAGGAGCGATATCCCGACGAGCCCTATCGACAGAAGCTGAAGTTGATGCGTGAGAGTGTCCTCCGGGTTGATGACGTCCGATCCGGTGCGTACGACAACGACGATGAACTCCTTGCCGATTTGGAGATCATCGCCGAGAGCCTCCGGGAGAACGACGCGGACGAGATCGTTGATGCGCACGTCAAGCCGCTGATCAGGAAGGTCGACACCTTCGGGTTCTCGCTGGCGAACCTCGACCTGCGGGATCACCGCGAGAAACACACGAACGCACTGGTCGAGACCCTCAAACGGGAGGGGATCGACTACGAGTCGATGTCCGAGGACGAGCGCGTCGAGTTCCTGACGGAAGCGATCCTCCAGGACGACCCGGTCATCGACATCGAAGACGACGAAGGGCTCTCCGAGGAGTCAGCCAAGGTCCTGACGCTGTTCTCCGATGCCGCCGGGTGGCAACGGGAGTACGGCGTCGACGCCATCGACACCTACGCGATCAGCTGGTTCGAGGAGTCCTCACACGCCCTGGAGGTCCTCTTCCTGGGCGATCAAGCCGGGATCGTCGATCTCCCCGGCTACTGCGGGTTCGACATCGTCCCGCTGTTCGAGAGCGAGTACGCCCTCACGCGCGTCCGGGAGATGCTGGGGACGCTCTTCGAGAACGAGGCCTACAGCCAGGCCCTGGAAGCCCGGAACAACACCCAGGAGATCCTGCTGGGATATTCGGACTCCTCGAAGGAGAACGGCTATCTGGCCGCCAACTGGGAACTCTACCGCAACCAGAAGCGGATGGCCAACATCTGTGACGACTTCGGCGTCACCCTCCGGCTGTTCCACGGGCGGGGTGGTTCGATCTCCCGGGGCGGCGTCCCGATGCACGAGGCGATGCTCGCCTTGCCGAACCAGACCGTCAACGGCCAGATCAAGTTCACCGAGCAGGGCGAGGCGATCGCCGAGAAGTACGGCAACCCCGACATCGCCGAGCGCAACCTCGAACAGATGCTCAACGCGCAGGTCCTGGCGCGGTACAACGCCATGGAAAACCCCGTCGAGGACATCCCCGAGGAGTGGATCGAGGCCTTCGAGACGGCGGCCGAGCACGCCAGCGCGGAGTACCGGGACCTCCTGGAGACCGACGGGTTCGTCGAGTACTTCGAGCAGGCGACCCCGATCACGGTCATCGAGAACCTCAACATGGGCTCGCGGCCGGCCTCCCGGACGGAGGATCGGAGTCTCGAAGACCTCCGGTCGATCCCGTGGGTGTTCTCCTGGACGCAGGCCCGCTGTATCGTCCCCGGCTGGTTCTCCGTCGCCACGGGTATCCAGGGCTACCTGGACGAGGGCGGCGACATGGAGACGCTCAAGGAGATGTACGAGGAGTGGCCGTACTTCGGGACGATCCTCGATCACGCCGGGATGGCGCTGGCCAAATCCGACATGGAGATCGCCACCGAGTACGCCGACCTGGCCGACGACGAGCTTCGAGAGCGGTTCTTCCCCTGGATCCGGAGCGAGTACGAGAACTCCGTCGAACTCATCCAGGAAATCTCCGGGCGCGAAACGTTGCTCAACCGATCGTGGATGGAGGAAAACCTCCAGCGCCGGAATCCGTACGTCGATCCGCTCAACCTGCTGCAAACCCGGTTGCTCGCCCAGTCACACCTCACAGAGACCGAACGCCGGGCGCTCCGGCTGACGGTCCACGGCATCGCCGCTGGCATGAAGAACACGGGATGA
- a CDS encoding anaerobic glycerol-3-phosphate dehydrogenase subunit C, whose protein sequence is MSDTQRGDTATDRTETDADVESDEEGYEPRDVFDSTTEMDLRAGADNCTKVGTCDAECPVAEVNDDFPGPQFQGPEQWRLSQKGEVEIDDSITECSNCLQCDSGCPSGVPFSEMHNTARAKYVLEDQPLSIKKIRNRILANYRTSAWLASKLPRTANFFMNNGAVRWLMEKTMKIPSEREFPEFATQTFREWWAERGGEATSKERAREARAERGGAHVQSDEKRIAYFHGCYSNYNTTQVAKAMVRVYESLGYEITVPKQKCSGTPMFANGRVDDARRHAKVNVEHLGNAIEDGYDVICTCSSCSLALRQEYPDLFDLEGIDELAAHTYDAMEYLRIHEDLEAELAGANAEEFPDVAYHAPCHSRNQGLGRQAVELFEDVEGVTVTDVGDSCSGISGTYGWKSEKYETSMEIGEEMFEHMEETDAEHGMTECPTCSMQMEHGTGYEISHPMQLLETVLT, encoded by the coding sequence ATGAGTGACACACAGCGCGGTGATACCGCGACAGACCGTACGGAGACAGACGCCGACGTCGAGAGCGACGAGGAGGGCTACGAACCACGCGACGTCTTCGACTCGACCACGGAGATGGATCTCCGGGCCGGGGCCGACAACTGCACGAAAGTCGGGACCTGCGACGCCGAGTGTCCCGTCGCCGAGGTCAACGACGACTTCCCCGGCCCGCAGTTCCAGGGCCCGGAACAGTGGCGACTCTCCCAGAAGGGCGAGGTCGAGATCGACGACTCGATCACCGAGTGTTCGAACTGCCTGCAATGCGATAGCGGGTGTCCCTCCGGCGTCCCCTTCAGCGAGATGCACAACACGGCGCGGGCGAAGTACGTCTTAGAGGACCAGCCCCTCTCGATCAAGAAGATCCGCAACCGGATCCTCGCCAACTACCGGACGTCGGCCTGGCTGGCATCGAAACTCCCCCGGACGGCGAACTTCTTCATGAACAACGGGGCGGTCCGGTGGCTCATGGAGAAGACGATGAAGATCCCCAGCGAACGTGAGTTCCCCGAGTTCGCCACGCAGACGTTTCGGGAATGGTGGGCAGAGCGAGGTGGCGAAGCCACCTCGAAAGAGCGAGCGCGGGAGGCGCGAGCAGAGCGTGGAGGTGCCCACGTGCAAAGCGACGAGAAGCGCATCGCGTACTTCCACGGCTGTTACTCGAACTACAACACGACCCAGGTCGCCAAGGCGATGGTCCGGGTCTACGAGTCGCTGGGCTACGAGATCACGGTCCCGAAACAGAAGTGCTCGGGGACGCCGATGTTCGCCAACGGCCGCGTCGACGACGCCCGGCGACACGCCAAAGTCAACGTCGAGCATCTGGGCAACGCCATCGAGGATGGCTACGACGTGATCTGTACCTGCTCCTCCTGCTCGCTTGCGCTTCGCCAGGAGTACCCCGACCTCTTCGATCTGGAGGGCATCGACGAACTCGCCGCTCACACCTACGACGCCATGGAATACCTCCGGATCCACGAGGATCTCGAAGCCGAACTCGCCGGTGCAAACGCCGAGGAGTTCCCGGACGTCGCTTACCACGCGCCGTGTCACTCCCGCAATCAGGGCCTCGGGCGACAGGCCGTCGAACTGTTCGAAGACGTCGAGGGCGTCACCGTGACCGACGTCGGCGACTCCTGTTCGGGGATCTCGGGCACCTACGGCTGGAAATCCGAGAAGTACGAGACCTCGATGGAGATCGGCGAGGAGATGTTCGAGCACATGGAAGAAACCGACGCCGAACACGGGATGACGGAGTGTCCAACCTGCTCGATGCAGATGGAACATGGGACGGGCTATGAGATTTCCCACCCGATGCAGCTACTCGAAACAGTACTCACCTGA